From Xenopus laevis strain J_2021 chromosome 7L, Xenopus_laevis_v10.1, whole genome shotgun sequence, one genomic window encodes:
- the LOC108696575 gene encoding claudin-16 yields MCKQIFVFWSPPDLRMIVVLQFMALCLALVSTLFLIVATWTDCWMVNADDSLEVSQKCRGLWWECVTNTQDGIKTCDQYDSILAEHPLKIVLTRALMITADILASFALIILVLGLDAVKFLRSEPHIKLRMCYMAGFIFGIGGIPGMIGSVWYAVDVYVERATLVLQNVFLGIHYEFGWSCWLGMAGSTGCFLASIVLTCCLYIFRDLGSYSRNQRSIYKYGRTATGKMYAMDSRV; encoded by the exons ATGTGTAAACAGATATTTGTGTTTTGGAGTCCTCCAGACTTGAGAATGATTGTTGTACTGCAGTTTATGGCTCTCTGCTTGGCTCTGGTCTCCACGTTATTCCTGATTGTGGCCACTTGGACGGACTGCTGGATGGTTAATGCCGATGACAGCTTAGAG GTCAGTCAGAAATGTCGTGGTCTGTGGTGGGAATGCGTGACCAATACCCAGGATGGAATAAAAACATGTGACCAATACGATTCTATTTTAGCGGAGCACCCGT TGAAAATAGTACTTACAAGAGCCCTGATGATCACAGCGGATATACTGGCAAGCTTCGCTCTAATCATACTGGTTCTAGGTCTCGATGCTGTAAAGTTCCTAAGATCAGAGCCGCACATCAAGCTACGCATGTGTTACATGGCTGGGTTCATTTTTGGCATTGGAG GTATCCCAGGAATGATCGGTTCGGTGTGGTATGCAGTCGATGTCTATGTTGAGAGGGCGACCCTTGTATTACAGAATGTATTTCTTGGGATTCATTATGAATTTGGCTGGTCTTGCTGGCTGGGCATGGCTGGTTCTACTGGCTGTTTTCTGGCTTCAATAGTTCTTACTTGCTGTCTTTATATCTTTAGAG ATCTTGGATCATATTCAAGGAACCAACGATCCATTTATAAATATGGAAGAACTGCGACTGGCAAAATGTATGCCATGGACTCCAGAGTGTAA
- the LOC121395570 gene encoding claudin-16-like, whose translation MGSSSVEILSLILTVSSFVSFILCSTTDCWRQDAKDPLSSVGLSSRCRGLWSECLFDNMAGIWTCDFLVSYLNEHPVALVVSRALVLIEGVLCFAAAPLLILGMGCTTVISNLDHHKQKFFTAAGIILLMAGFSGGTAVFWYAIDTATKYRTEVDLAVPGITYELGYTYWLAAASALCAVTSALLLMYLNCKAGKRSICTIEPGIHNNAITYL comes from the exons ATGGGCAGCTCATCAGTTGAGATCCTAAGTCTGATCTTAACTGTCTCTTCATTTGTTTCCTTTATTCTGTGCAGCACAACAGACTGCTGGAGG CAAGATGCAAAGGATCCCTTGTCATCTGTAGGCTTGAGTTCTCGATGCAGAGGCTTATGGAGTGAATGCCTATTTGACAACATGGCTGGTATATGGACCTGTGACTTTCTTGTCTCCTATCTCAATGAGCATCCAG TTGCACTGGTGGTCAGCCGTGCCTTGGTCCTTATAGAGGGAGTCCTGTGCTTTGCTGCAGCTCCTCTATTAATATTGGGTATGGGCTGCACAACAGTGATCAGCAACTTAGACCATCACAAACAAAAGTTCTTCACAGCTGCAGGGATCATCCTTCTAATGGCAG GGTTTTCTGGAGGAACTGCTGTCTTCTGGTATGCTATAGATACAGCCACAAAATATAGGACAGAG GTAGATCTGGCAGTCCCTGGCATCACATATGAACTGGGATATACTTACTGGCTTGCTGCTGCTTCAGCATTATGTGCTGTCACATCTGCATTGTTGTTAATGTATTTAAACTGCAAAGCTGGGAAAAGAAGCATTTGTACAATTGAACCTGGAATCCATAACAATGCAATAACCTATCTGTAA